A region of Paenibacillus sp. 37 DNA encodes the following proteins:
- a CDS encoding TetR/AcrR family transcriptional regulator codes for MIKRNLRHLKKEATEKALASAAFELTLEHGLDGFTVEDIVHQVGCSRRTFANYFTCKEEAVARGAISVQNTTELEELLTKMPDNVSLLDVLYNLIKMQLTTELIGRLHQLLSLSQTYPVLEPHYLGAMHRMQTQAQDTLLDLSNGKYDEIYTYLLINALYGTILPLIDGRLNVLLPGQVITEDTKPGALTFDQFLETTFSHLRAGFEHANHPHSS; via the coding sequence ATGATCAAACGAAACTTGCGACATTTGAAGAAAGAAGCAACTGAAAAAGCACTTGCTAGTGCTGCATTTGAACTTACCCTTGAACATGGGCTTGATGGCTTTACGGTCGAAGATATTGTGCATCAGGTGGGTTGTTCACGTAGAACATTTGCTAACTACTTCACATGTAAAGAAGAAGCTGTAGCAAGAGGCGCAATATCCGTTCAGAATACAACGGAACTCGAAGAGTTACTTACCAAAATGCCCGACAACGTCTCCTTGCTTGACGTACTGTATAACCTGATCAAGATGCAGCTTACAACAGAACTAATTGGAAGACTTCATCAGTTGCTCTCACTATCCCAGACTTATCCCGTACTTGAACCGCATTACCTTGGAGCCATGCACCGGATGCAGACGCAGGCACAAGATACCTTATTAGACTTATCTAACGGGAAGTATGACGAGATCTATACTTATCTTTTGATCAACGCACTATATGGAACAATACTGCCATTAATTGATGGAAGACTTAATGTGTTACTACCCGGACAAGTCATTACTGAGGATACCAAGCCCGGTGCTTTAACATTCGATCAATTTTTGGAAACGACGTTTAGTCATTTGCGGGCGGGATTCGAACATGCCAACCATCCACATTCATCATAG
- a CDS encoding cytochrome P450 family protein yields MNNNQTSEKSEFNLFSEENVKDQFAMFKQMRSRGSVVPVPNPMGGAEQTWIITRMDVAMEVLKDHSRFTVDMNSIDNGNDIRKNLSDDLGSSEPQTFFTGKSMLFVDEPDHRRLRSLVSKAFTPRYMESLRPRVQEIADELIDQFEGKGEMDLVKDYAYPFPINVISEMLGVPQEDRPQIHVWSEAIAKGLGFGKQDPEVAQHLRSFAEYTAQLVANKRVEPSDDLISQLIVIEEEGDRLNEDELISMITLLIFAGHETTSNLIATGSYLLLTHPEQLEQLKQDLNLVPSAVEELLRYNGPATSSGPRYATQDTELDGQRIKKGDVVIPLLKSANRDELQFNQPEELDLERKIKRHLAFGHGIHMCLGAPLARVEGDVAFTTLLSRLPGLQLRVPPEEIHWHYSLLSEGLASLPVKF; encoded by the coding sequence ATGAATAATAACCAAACATCGGAAAAATCAGAATTCAATTTGTTTAGTGAAGAAAATGTTAAAGATCAATTTGCCATGTTTAAACAGATGCGATCCAGAGGCTCCGTTGTTCCTGTTCCCAATCCAATGGGTGGAGCAGAGCAAACCTGGATTATAACTCGGATGGACGTTGCCATGGAAGTGTTGAAAGACCACTCTCGATTTACGGTAGATATGAACTCTATCGATAATGGCAATGATATTCGAAAGAATCTCTCAGACGATCTTGGTTCATCGGAACCCCAGACTTTTTTTACCGGAAAGTCGATGCTCTTTGTTGATGAACCGGATCACCGAAGACTGCGTAGCCTGGTGTCCAAAGCATTCACTCCAAGATATATGGAAAGCCTGCGTCCGCGTGTCCAGGAAATTGCCGATGAATTAATTGATCAATTTGAAGGAAAAGGAGAGATGGATCTTGTAAAAGACTATGCCTACCCTTTCCCAATTAACGTCATATCCGAAATGCTCGGTGTACCTCAGGAAGACCGACCTCAGATCCATGTATGGTCTGAAGCCATTGCGAAAGGTCTCGGTTTCGGTAAACAAGATCCTGAAGTAGCGCAGCATTTGCGATCATTCGCAGAATACACGGCTCAGCTTGTGGCGAACAAACGAGTGGAACCTTCCGATGACCTCATCAGTCAATTAATTGTGATCGAGGAGGAGGGGGATCGACTGAATGAAGATGAATTAATATCCATGATCACGTTATTAATATTTGCTGGACATGAGACAACGTCGAATCTGATTGCGACCGGCTCTTATCTACTTCTGACACATCCCGAACAACTGGAACAACTTAAACAAGATTTGAATCTGGTTCCTTCTGCGGTGGAGGAGTTGTTACGATATAACGGCCCCGCGACTTCGTCAGGTCCTCGATATGCAACGCAGGACACGGAGCTGGATGGACAACGGATTAAAAAAGGAGATGTTGTGATTCCTCTTTTGAAATCAGCGAATCGGGACGAGTTACAGTTTAACCAACCTGAAGAACTGGATCTTGAGCGCAAAATAAAACGGCATTTGGCCTTTGGCCATGGTATTCATATGTGTCTTGGTGCTCCACTTGCCCGTGTGGAGGGAGACGTAGCGTTTACTACGCTATTAAGTCGACTTCCTGGTCTTCAGCTTCGTGTTCCTCCGGAAGAGATTCATTGGCACTACTCACTATTATCTGAGGGATTGGCATCATTACCAGTAAAATTTTAA
- a CDS encoding methyl-accepting chemotaxis protein codes for MSTRLIAAFLAVLIVPTALIGYFSYHSAKDQVQQKMTDPINTILTMTGQHINNLVGEKAEMLSYIDSMYGSDPSQANNEVIQVGIDQLADTYPDIIAITVGNDQGSVISSPAIEDATYDPRSTEWYTNGISNNGSLYFSSIMKDSVSGKIYVEISKALSNEQGVASIKLDLERLANEISIVDVGGNGSLIVVDSNRTIVAWSGAIVNGGGGELGGALIEGIPVHPNTASSSDEPMAFSQFVRTDLAYDLEVYNGVNALTGWNVIALMGHEDFIAAAKPIMVSSLTVIAISVLIAGVIIFFILRSFIVPMQKLRKATRSVSEGNLSERVNLKTENEFGILANDFDQMTISLQSVVAELHQTSSLLSHSSQMIQESTEQTTQSVQHVAVTMQQTAESAIVGAENSEQTANAVEEMARGISTIAESASAIVDSAEETERAVANGGKTINQVGEQMEHILGAVEETSALINELSSLSAEANRMNEAIADISRQTNLLSLNASIEASRAGEHGKGFAVVAGEVRTLSMQSKQSADEIGATIGKMLDLIAKSTSLMNDKVRNQVGEGIRISQEASATISNIEQYTTHIVDQIQDISAVSEQLSASTEEVSATVATMSHISKVSADSAQTTSAAAQEQMAAMQEISASSAQLSKTAENMQELVRRFKL; via the coding sequence ATGAGTACTAGACTCATTGCAGCTTTCCTTGCGGTGCTTATTGTCCCAACTGCACTTATCGGTTATTTCTCGTATCATAGTGCCAAAGATCAGGTGCAACAAAAAATGACAGATCCCATTAATACAATTTTAACGATGACAGGACAGCATATTAACAATCTGGTAGGGGAAAAAGCAGAAATGTTGAGTTACATAGACAGCATGTATGGCTCCGATCCCAGTCAGGCGAACAATGAAGTAATACAAGTAGGAATCGACCAGTTAGCTGATACATACCCTGATATTATTGCCATAACCGTAGGCAACGACCAAGGCAGTGTTATATCTTCTCCAGCAATTGAGGATGCAACATATGATCCACGCAGCACAGAATGGTACACCAATGGTATAAGTAACAATGGATCACTCTATTTTTCGAGTATTATGAAAGATTCGGTATCCGGGAAGATTTATGTAGAGATTTCAAAAGCTCTGTCAAATGAACAAGGTGTAGCAAGTATTAAACTTGATCTGGAGCGATTAGCAAATGAAATATCGATTGTGGATGTCGGAGGTAATGGGAGTCTGATTGTGGTGGACTCCAATCGAACCATCGTGGCTTGGTCCGGTGCCATTGTAAACGGTGGGGGAGGAGAGCTTGGCGGAGCACTCATCGAGGGAATTCCAGTCCATCCAAATACGGCTTCAAGTTCCGATGAACCGATGGCATTTTCCCAATTTGTCAGAACGGATCTGGCGTATGATCTGGAGGTATATAACGGTGTTAATGCTTTGACGGGTTGGAATGTCATTGCTTTAATGGGCCATGAAGACTTTATCGCCGCAGCGAAGCCCATCATGGTATCGAGTTTAACCGTCATTGCGATATCTGTATTGATTGCTGGTGTAATTATTTTCTTCATCCTGAGATCTTTTATCGTACCTATGCAAAAACTGCGAAAGGCCACTCGCAGCGTAAGCGAAGGGAATCTGTCCGAACGGGTTAATCTTAAAACTGAAAATGAATTTGGCATATTGGCCAATGATTTTGACCAGATGACCATTTCACTTCAATCGGTGGTTGCCGAACTTCATCAGACGTCATCGTTGTTAAGTCACTCTTCTCAGATGATTCAGGAGAGTACAGAACAAACGACCCAATCGGTACAACATGTGGCTGTAACCATGCAACAGACTGCGGAGTCAGCTATCGTTGGAGCGGAAAATTCGGAACAGACAGCAAATGCAGTCGAAGAGATGGCGAGAGGCATCAGTACAATTGCAGAATCTGCGAGTGCGATTGTAGATTCGGCTGAAGAGACGGAGCGCGCTGTTGCTAATGGTGGCAAAACCATTAACCAGGTCGGAGAACAAATGGAACATATTCTCGGAGCTGTTGAAGAAACCTCGGCATTGATTAATGAGCTGTCCAGTCTGTCTGCCGAAGCCAATCGAATGAATGAAGCGATCGCGGATATCTCTCGGCAAACCAATCTTCTATCACTGAATGCCTCTATTGAAGCATCAAGAGCAGGAGAGCATGGAAAAGGTTTTGCTGTCGTTGCAGGCGAGGTACGAACGTTATCGATGCAATCCAAACAAAGTGCGGACGAGATTGGCGCTACCATTGGTAAAATGCTTGATCTGATTGCCAAATCCACGTCTCTTATGAATGATAAAGTTCGTAATCAAGTTGGTGAAGGAATCCGGATCAGCCAAGAAGCTTCAGCAACCATATCGAATATTGAACAGTATACAACACATATCGTGGATCAAATTCAGGATATTTCCGCTGTCTCCGAACAGTTGTCAGCCAGTACGGAAGAAGTCTCGGCTACAGTTGCCACGATGAGTCACATCTCTAAAGTGTCGGCTGACAGTGCTCAGACAACTTCAGCAGCAGCCCAAGAGCAAATGGCGGCAATGCAGGAGATATCCGCATCATCTGCACAGCTATCCAAAACAGCTGAGAACATGCAAGAATTGGTTCGCCGGTTTAAGCTCTAG
- a CDS encoding TetR/AcrR family transcriptional regulator, producing the protein MSSRKQSLLETALALFLEHSYANTTIQMILDQSGVSKGTFYKFFSSKEDCLYSIIDQRMQEDVFIRKELEQNHYTSDYALLVDQIAIPMSGPDKERVWELYWTGFYAGEINSAKLAKVHLNWLSTRLIQVYGKDISLYANEGAILCYGILHQIANTSRSLNTQKPVWSEVVPKVLTYIEVILRTMHQRNEHIFDVQSLYFLNADERNHDHGLDIDKLLEELDEFNKIVQKSKESTSLKQLSKGLLALLQDKEDLNIPVIEVVLQAFHKEYKSSAFHSEANRLTEACWWYLELVKHHN; encoded by the coding sequence ATGAGTAGTCGTAAACAAAGTTTATTGGAAACAGCACTTGCACTATTTTTAGAGCATAGCTATGCAAATACAACAATCCAGATGATCCTGGATCAATCAGGTGTATCCAAAGGTACATTCTACAAATTCTTCAGTTCGAAAGAAGACTGTTTATATTCGATTATTGATCAGCGTATGCAGGAGGATGTTTTCATTCGCAAGGAACTTGAACAAAATCATTATACTTCGGATTATGCTCTGCTTGTTGATCAGATTGCCATTCCCATGTCTGGACCTGACAAAGAGCGAGTGTGGGAATTGTATTGGACTGGTTTTTACGCCGGAGAGATCAACTCAGCTAAACTGGCTAAAGTGCATCTAAACTGGCTGTCTACACGCTTGATTCAGGTGTATGGAAAAGACATCAGCTTATACGCCAACGAAGGTGCAATATTGTGCTATGGCATACTACATCAGATTGCCAACACCTCAAGAAGTCTAAATACTCAAAAACCGGTTTGGAGCGAAGTTGTTCCAAAAGTATTAACGTACATCGAAGTGATATTAAGAACAATGCACCAAAGAAATGAACATATTTTTGACGTTCAGTCTCTTTATTTTCTGAATGCCGATGAGCGTAACCATGATCATGGTCTCGATATCGACAAGCTGTTGGAGGAATTGGATGAGTTCAACAAGATTGTTCAAAAATCCAAGGAATCTACATCATTAAAGCAACTTTCCAAGGGACTTTTGGCGTTATTACAGGATAAAGAGGATTTAAATATTCCTGTAATCGAAGTTGTCCTTCAAGCATTTCACAAAGAGTACAAATCAAGTGCATTTCACTCCGAAGCCAATAGACTAACCGAAGCCTGCTGGTGGTATTTGGAACTTGTGAAGCACCATAATTAA
- a CDS encoding gamma-glutamyl-gamma-aminobutyrate hydrolase family protein, whose product MKKPMIGVLPLYDTDKKSYWMLPDYMNAIEGAGGIPIMLPLTTDTEIIATLANQFDGFLFTGGHDLNPELYHEHAEVTCGELCIERDMMESILLQKVIELDKPAFGICRGLQLFNVMLGGTLYQDIPTNLQLHGNKIVNHKQSPPYTDLVHDVHIEENNILYDILQTDTIKVNSYHHQGLKMLSDKLTAVAVAEDGLVESVVMPNRSFVLAVQWHPEYSYKVDDYSQKLFAAFVHAAKSPRYTIHIEDIIA is encoded by the coding sequence ATGAAAAAGCCCATGATCGGTGTACTGCCTTTGTATGATACGGACAAAAAAAGTTACTGGATGCTTCCAGATTATATGAACGCCATAGAAGGAGCAGGTGGGATTCCAATTATGCTGCCTTTGACAACGGATACCGAGATCATAGCAACGTTGGCTAATCAGTTCGATGGGTTCCTGTTCACCGGGGGACATGATCTCAATCCTGAGCTGTATCATGAGCATGCTGAGGTTACCTGTGGAGAGTTGTGTATTGAACGCGATATGATGGAGTCGATATTATTACAAAAGGTAATTGAGCTAGATAAGCCTGCGTTTGGCATATGCCGTGGACTACAGCTATTTAACGTTATGTTGGGTGGAACGTTATATCAAGACATTCCGACTAACCTTCAACTTCATGGGAACAAGATCGTTAATCATAAGCAAAGTCCGCCGTATACAGATCTTGTACATGATGTACATATCGAGGAAAATAATATCCTATACGATATTTTGCAAACCGATACGATAAAAGTGAACAGCTACCACCATCAGGGACTCAAGATGTTATCGGATAAGTTAACTGCCGTGGCAGTCGCTGAAGATGGACTCGTTGAATCCGTGGTCATGCCAAACCGTTCATTTGTTTTGGCTGTGCAGTGGCATCCAGAGTACAGCTATAAAGTAGATGACTACAGTCAGAAGTTATTTGCGGCGTTTGTTCATGCTGCTAAATCCCCACGCTATACTATCCATATTGAAGACATCATCGCATAA
- a CDS encoding MMPL family transporter has translation MSTLLYRVGKTAFSKPATFIIGWVLILGIVISMISINGIHISSEMKIEGTESQKVLDQLAKELPAASGGQGSVVFKAPDNERLDTPERLAAMMKGVNEVYALDKVLNPADYAAEASNSGASAEIAQNAQSAGAAQSATTTPPPYGPLMVDGVPVPGMLISSDGSIALFQFQFTIEQSAITQDIFDSVIQSVMTVEKGTNITVLPGETLKAVSIGVGSAEIVGLVIAVIVLLITLGSVVAAGLPLITALLGVAIGVGGAFSISKFIEMPSVTSVLALMVGLAVGIDYALFIVNRQRRMIIDQGLSAKEATARAIGTSGSAVFFAGLTVIIALCGMLVIGLTFLSTMALVAAATVLINVFVALTLLPALLGLVGERICSAKAREKSKKHPKAASHGVADRWVKFIIKNRWAIIIAIIVILGFAATPITKMEMGIPGASSANLDTDARQSYDAISEGFGEGFNGPLILVAEPNQSSAKVTPELLGGLMMELQDQNNVAQVTPLGMTEDLAIFSLIPKTGPNDTLTKTMVSDLRSADSSIAQTYDVKLGVTGLTAVNIDMSAKLAQVFPIYVGIIILLSLIILLLVFRSIIVPIKATIGFLLSILATFGITTAVFQWGWLHSLFGFDTGGPLLSFMPIIVTGILYGLAMDYQVFLVSSMRESYVHGHRGTESVVHGYNQVSRVVVAAAVIMVSVFAGFIFTDDVMIKQIGFTLAVGILIDAFIIRMGLVPAIMAIFGDKAWALPKWLDRILPNLDVEGEKLIASLNAEEHANTKSGLK, from the coding sequence ATGTCTACATTATTATACAGAGTGGGGAAAACCGCTTTTAGCAAACCTGCAACCTTCATCATTGGCTGGGTTTTAATTCTGGGAATTGTCATCTCCATGATCAGCATCAATGGTATTCACATCAGTTCTGAAATGAAGATTGAAGGCACAGAGTCGCAGAAGGTTCTGGATCAATTAGCAAAAGAATTGCCAGCCGCCTCCGGCGGTCAAGGAAGTGTTGTATTCAAGGCACCGGACAACGAGCGTTTGGATACGCCTGAACGTTTGGCTGCCATGATGAAAGGTGTTAATGAAGTTTACGCATTAGACAAAGTCCTTAACCCTGCCGATTATGCAGCTGAAGCGAGTAATTCAGGGGCTTCTGCAGAGATTGCTCAGAATGCTCAGTCTGCGGGTGCAGCTCAATCCGCAACAACCACGCCTCCTCCCTATGGACCTTTGATGGTGGATGGTGTTCCTGTACCTGGTATGCTGATCTCTTCAGACGGTAGTATTGCACTGTTCCAGTTCCAATTTACAATCGAGCAGTCTGCCATCACGCAGGATATATTTGATTCCGTTATTCAATCCGTTATGACGGTAGAGAAAGGAACCAACATTACGGTCTTGCCAGGCGAAACGCTCAAAGCGGTATCGATTGGGGTCGGCTCCGCAGAGATTGTTGGACTGGTCATTGCTGTAATCGTATTGTTGATCACCCTCGGCTCCGTCGTTGCAGCAGGTCTGCCTCTGATCACTGCATTACTGGGTGTTGCGATCGGAGTAGGTGGAGCATTCTCAATCTCCAAATTCATCGAAATGCCAAGTGTCACTTCCGTCCTGGCTCTCATGGTTGGATTGGCTGTTGGAATCGATTACGCTCTCTTCATTGTTAATCGTCAACGTCGAATGATCATTGATCAAGGCTTGAGCGCAAAAGAAGCAACAGCCAGAGCCATTGGTACATCGGGCAGCGCAGTATTTTTTGCCGGGTTAACCGTCATTATTGCACTGTGCGGTATGCTTGTCATCGGTCTCACATTCTTGTCTACGATGGCTTTGGTCGCAGCTGCCACCGTGCTCATCAACGTATTCGTTGCTTTAACCCTGTTGCCGGCTTTGCTGGGATTGGTAGGAGAACGCATCTGTTCCGCCAAAGCTCGTGAGAAAAGCAAGAAACATCCTAAAGCCGCTAGTCACGGAGTTGCGGATAGATGGGTGAAATTCATTATCAAGAATCGTTGGGCTATCATTATCGCGATTATCGTTATTCTTGGTTTTGCCGCGACACCTATCACCAAAATGGAAATGGGTATCCCTGGCGCTTCCTCAGCGAATCTCGATACGGACGCAAGACAGAGCTATGATGCTATCTCGGAAGGCTTCGGAGAAGGATTCAACGGACCACTTATTCTGGTCGCAGAGCCTAATCAATCTTCTGCAAAAGTCACGCCGGAACTCTTGGGTGGTCTGATGATGGAGCTGCAAGATCAGAATAACGTAGCACAGGTTACACCGCTTGGTATGACAGAAGATTTGGCTATCTTTAGTCTCATTCCAAAAACAGGTCCTAACGATACGCTCACTAAAACAATGGTCAGTGATCTGCGCTCGGCTGATTCGAGTATCGCACAGACCTATGATGTGAAGCTTGGGGTTACTGGTCTTACGGCTGTTAACATTGATATGTCTGCCAAATTGGCGCAGGTATTCCCTATTTATGTAGGCATTATAATCCTGCTATCGCTGATCATCCTGTTACTTGTATTCCGTTCGATCATCGTTCCTATCAAAGCTACAATTGGCTTCCTGCTTAGTATCCTGGCCACATTCGGGATTACGACTGCTGTATTCCAATGGGGTTGGCTGCATTCGCTCTTTGGTTTCGATACTGGCGGCCCGTTGCTGAGCTTTATGCCGATCATCGTGACAGGTATTTTGTATGGCCTCGCGATGGACTATCAAGTCTTCCTTGTTAGCTCTATGCGGGAATCATATGTCCACGGTCATCGCGGGACCGAATCCGTCGTTCATGGGTACAATCAGGTCAGTCGTGTGGTTGTTGCCGCAGCAGTGATCATGGTCTCTGTATTTGCAGGATTTATATTCACTGATGATGTCATGATCAAGCAGATTGGTTTCACCTTGGCGGTAGGCATTCTGATTGATGCTTTCATCATCCGTATGGGCTTGGTTCCAGCCATCATGGCTATTTTCGGAGATAAAGCTTGGGCACTTCCGAAATGGCTGGATCGCATTCTGCCAAATCTGGATGTTGAAGGCGAGAAGCTGATTGCTTCCCTGAATGCTGAAGAGCATGCGAACACGAAGTCTGGATTAAAATAA